Proteins encoded together in one Branchiostoma lanceolatum isolate klBraLanc5 chromosome 11, klBraLanc5.hap2, whole genome shotgun sequence window:
- the LOC136444244 gene encoding ras-related protein Rab-3 isoform X1, producing the protein MRHEGGLQMASAADSKWQKDAADQNFDYMFKLLIIGNSSVGKTSFLFRYADDSFTSAFVSTVGIDFKVKTVFRQDKRVKLQIWDTAGQERYRTITTAYYRGAMGFILMYDVTNEDSFNSVQDWCTQIKTYSWDNAQVVLVGNKCDLEDERVISTERGKQLADQLGLEFFETSAKENINVKQTFERLVDIICDKMSESLDSDPSLVSKGQGTRLTENPQPQQSGCAC; encoded by the exons ATGCGGCACGAAGGAGGGCTTCAG atGGCTTCTGcagcagattcaaaatggcagaAGGATGCAGCAGACCAGAACTTCGACTACATGTTCAAGCTGCTCATAATCGGGAATAGCAGTGTCGGCAAGACATCCTTTCTCTTCCGTTACGCAGACGACTCCTTCACATCGGCGTTTGTCAGCACCGTAGGGATAGACTTTAAGGTCAAGACGGTTTTCAGGCAAGACAAGAGAGTCAAACTTCAGATCTGG GACACAGCTGGCCAGGAGAGATACCGTACCATCACCACAGCGTACTACAGAGGGGCCATGGGCTTCATCCTCATGTACGACGTCACAAACGAGGACTCCTTCAACAGTGTCCAAGACTG GTGCACTCAGATCAAGACGTACTCATGGGACAACGCCCAGGTGGTGCTGGTGGGCAACAAGTGTGACCTTGAGGACGAGCGCGTCATCTCCACGGAGCGCGGGAAGCAGCTGGCGGACCAGCTGGGCCTGGAGTTCTTCGAGACGAGCGCGAAAGAGAACATCAACGTAAAGCAAACATTCGAGCGCCTGGTAGACATCATCTGCGACAAGATGTCGGAGAGTTTGGATTCCGACCCCTCGTTAGTCAGTAAGGGTCAGGGCACCCGGCTCACGGAAAACCCCCAGCCGCAGCAAAGCGGATGCGCTTGCTGA
- the LOC136444244 gene encoding ras-related protein Rab-3 isoform X2 — protein MASAADSKWQKDAADQNFDYMFKLLIIGNSSVGKTSFLFRYADDSFTSAFVSTVGIDFKVKTVFRQDKRVKLQIWDTAGQERYRTITTAYYRGAMGFILMYDVTNEDSFNSVQDWCTQIKTYSWDNAQVVLVGNKCDLEDERVISTERGKQLADQLGLEFFETSAKENINVKQTFERLVDIICDKMSESLDSDPSLVSKGQGTRLTENPQPQQSGCAC, from the exons atGGCTTCTGcagcagattcaaaatggcagaAGGATGCAGCAGACCAGAACTTCGACTACATGTTCAAGCTGCTCATAATCGGGAATAGCAGTGTCGGCAAGACATCCTTTCTCTTCCGTTACGCAGACGACTCCTTCACATCGGCGTTTGTCAGCACCGTAGGGATAGACTTTAAGGTCAAGACGGTTTTCAGGCAAGACAAGAGAGTCAAACTTCAGATCTGG GACACAGCTGGCCAGGAGAGATACCGTACCATCACCACAGCGTACTACAGAGGGGCCATGGGCTTCATCCTCATGTACGACGTCACAAACGAGGACTCCTTCAACAGTGTCCAAGACTG GTGCACTCAGATCAAGACGTACTCATGGGACAACGCCCAGGTGGTGCTGGTGGGCAACAAGTGTGACCTTGAGGACGAGCGCGTCATCTCCACGGAGCGCGGGAAGCAGCTGGCGGACCAGCTGGGCCTGGAGTTCTTCGAGACGAGCGCGAAAGAGAACATCAACGTAAAGCAAACATTCGAGCGCCTGGTAGACATCATCTGCGACAAGATGTCGGAGAGTTTGGATTCCGACCCCTCGTTAGTCAGTAAGGGTCAGGGCACCCGGCTCACGGAAAACCCCCAGCCGCAGCAAAGCGGATGCGCTTGCTGA